The Mangifera indica cultivar Alphonso chromosome 8, CATAS_Mindica_2.1, whole genome shotgun sequence genome has a window encoding:
- the LOC123223260 gene encoding casein kinase 1-like protein 6, with protein MDHVIGGKFKLGRKIGSGSFGELYLGVNIQTGEEIAVKLESVKTKHPQLHYESKLYMLLQGGTGIPHLKWFGVEGDYNIMVIDLLGPSLEDLFNYCNRKFSLKTVLMLADQLINRVEYMHSRGFLHRDIKPDNFLMGLGRKANQVYIIDYGLAKKYRDLQTHKHIPYRENKNLTGTARYASVNTHLGVEQSRRDDLESLGYVLMYFLRGSLPWQGLKAGTKKQKYDKISEKKVSTPIEVLCKSYPSEFVSYFHYCRSLRFEDKPDYSYLKRLFRDLFIREGFQFDYVFDWTVLKYPQIGSSSRGRHISGKAAGAPGPSAEKPERISVGKEIRDRFSGAVEAFSRKNTSATPHRDHTRHKTSEDLPTTKHVNPDPDKGRSSSRYGSTSRKAVISSSKPSSSGEFSESRTTRFISSSGRLSTTQRTQPGHDSTQSSLVRTSGGRSNRDDPLRSFEMLSIRK; from the exons ATGGACCATGTGATTGGAGGCAAGTTTAAGCTTGGAAGGAAGATTGGGAGTGGCTCTTTCGGAGAACTCTATTTAG GTGTAAATATTCAAACTGGAGAAGAAATTGCTGTTAAACTG GAATCTGTGAAGACCAAGCATCCACAGCTTCACTATGAGTCAAAATTGTACATGCTTCTTCAAGGAGGAa CGGGAATTCCCCATCTCAAGTGGTTTGGTGTTGAGGGGGACTACAACATCATGGTCATTGACCTGCTTGGTCCGAGTTTGGAAGATCTGTTCAACTATTGCAATAGGAAGTTTTCTTTGAAAACAGTGTTGATGCTAGCTGATCAATTA ATTAATAGAGTGGAATACATGCATTCAAGAGGTTTTCTTCACCGTGATATAAAGCCTGATAACTTCTTAATGGGCCTAGGCCGCAAAGCAAATCAG GTCTATATCATTGACTATGGCCTTGCAAAAAAGTATAGAGATCTTCAGACTCACAAGCACATCCCATACAG GGAAAATAAGAATCTCACTGGCACAGCTCGCTATGCAAGTGTCAACACTCATCTTGGTGTTG agcAAAGCCGAAGGGATGATTTGGAGTCTCTTGGTTATGTCCTTATGTATTTCCTTAGAGGAAG CCTTCCCTGGCAAGGACTGAAAGCTGGCACGAAAAAGCAAAAATACGATAAGATCAGTGAAAAGAAGGTGTCAACTCCAATAGAG GTGCTTTGTAAATCATACCCATCTGAGTTTGTTTCATACTTTCACTACTGTCGATCATTGCGATTTGAGGACAAACCAGATTATTCATATTTGAAGAGGCTTTTTCGGGACTTATTTATTCGAGAAG GGTTTCAGTTTGACTATGTATTTGATTGGACTGTTTTAAAGTACCCTCAGATTGGTTCCAGCTCTAGAGGAAGG CATATCAGTGGGAAGGCGGCTGGAGCTCCAGGACCATCTGCAGAAAAACCAGAAAGGATATCAG TTGGGAAAGAGATCCGAGACAGATTCTCTGGTGCAGTTGAAGCATTTTCCAGAAAAAATACATCTGCTACTCCTCATCGTGATCATACAAGACACAAGACATCAGAGGACTTGCCTACAACCAAGCAtgtg AATCCTGATCCTGATAAAGGACGAAGTTCATCTCGATATGGCAGCACTTCAAGAAAGGCTGTTATCTCAAGTAGTAAGCCAAGTTCATCTGGTGAATTCAGTGAGTCCCGCACTACCAGATTTATCTCAAGCAGTGGTAGGTTGTCTACCACTCAAAGGACCCAACCTGGACATGACTCCACACAATCTTCTTTAGTCCGCACTTCAGGTGGTAGAAGCAATCGTGATGATCCACTTCGAAGTTTCGAAATGCTCTCAATCAGGAAATGA
- the LOC123223747 gene encoding protein SCARECROW-like: MMKGGFEAVHGALDMMQPHEPWEYSFIGFPTATPNSFSKPMIENRSERNELSEWVEHVTKQLIDDLPDASTESLQAHHPSMMCEDHHHNSVSSFLGDLRPRKTSRRSYFDANGGEELQWSNELGNQTNICESGSGSGGLNRLDEQGLSLITLLLECAVAISVDNLGEAHRMLLELTQMTSPYGSSCAERVVAYFAKAMASRVINSWLGICSPLINHKSVHCAFQVFNNVSPFIKFAHFTSNQAILEAFQRRDRVHIIDLDIMQGLQWPALFHILATRIDGPPQVRMTGMGTSMEILIETGKQLSNFAKRLGMSFEFHPIAKKFGEVDASMLQVRRGEALAVHWLQHSLYDATGPDWKTMRLLEELAPRVITLVEQEISHGGSFLDRFVGSLHYYSTLFDSLGAYLPSDDPGRHRIEHCLLYREINNILAIGGPARSGEDKLRHWRSELARNCFMQVPMSGNSMAQAQLILNMFPPAHGYSLVQGEGTLMLGWKETSLFTASAWTSHASR; encoded by the coding sequence ATGATGAAAGGAGGATTTGAAGCAGTTCATGGGGCTCTTGATATGATGCAACCTCATGAACCATGGGAATATTCCTTTATTGGGTTTCCAACTGCCACCCCTAATTCCTTCTCAAAGCCAATGATCGAAAATCGTTCGGAGAGGAATGAACTCTCTGAGTGGGTGGAACATGTCACCAAGCAGCTCATTGATGACCTGCCGGATGCTAGCACTGAGAGCTTGCAAGCTCATCACCCTTCAATGATGTGTGAGGATCATCATCACAATTCTGTCTCGTCGTTTTTGGGTGACTTAAGACCAAGAAAAACTAGCAGAAGAAGTTATTTTGATGCCAATGGCGGTGAAGAGCTTCAATGGAGCAATGAGCTTGGAAACCAAACAAACATTTGCGAAAGTGGGTCAGGCAGTGGAGGGTTGAATAGGCTAGATGAACAAGGGTTAAGCCTAATAACCCTCCTTTTGGAGTGTGCGGTTGCTATTTCAGTTGATAATCTTGGTGAAGCTCACAGAATGTTACTTGAGCTCACCCAAATGACTTCCCCCTATGGATCTTCTTGTGCTGAAAGGGTTGTTGCCTATTTTGCAAAGGCCATGGCCAGTAGGGTTATCAATTCATGGCTAGGGATTTGCTCTCCTTTAATTAATCACAAGAGTGTTCACTGTGCCTTTCAAGTCTTCAACAATGTCTCTCCGTTCATCAAATTTGCACACTTCACCTCCAACCAAGCCATTCTCGAGGCTTTCCAGCGACGCGATAGGGTTCACATAATAGACCTTGATATCATGCAAGGTCTGCAATGGCCAGCCCTTTTTCACATCCTCGCCACACGTATAGATGGCCCTCCACAAGTCCGAATGACCGGCATGGGCACTTCAATGGAGATTCTAATTGAAACAGGCAAACAACTTTCCAATTTCGCAAAGCGACTTGGAATGTCATTTGAATTCCACCCAATCGCCAAAAAATTCGGAGAAGTCGACGCTTCAATGCTACAAGTCCGCCGAGGAGAGGCACTAGCAGTCCATTGGTTACAACATTCATTATATGACGCCACAGGACCCGATTGGAAAACAATGAGACTCCTAGAAGAATTGGCACCGAGAGTAATCACATTAGTAGAGCAAGAAATCTCCCATGGTGGATCTTTCTTGGACCGTTTTGTGGGCTCTCTCCATTACTATTCAACCCTATTTGATTCTCTGGGAGCCTATTTGCCAAGCGATGATCCCGGTAGACATCGAATCGAGCATTGCCTTCTCTACAGAGAAATAAACAACATACTGGCAATAGGAGGGCCAGCACGAAGTGGAGAAGATAAGTTGAGGCATTGGAGAAGTGAGCTCGCAAGAAATTGCTTCATGCAGGTTCCAATGAGCGGCAACTCAATGGCTCAGGCACAACTTATACTAAACATGTTCCCTCCGGCTCATGGCTATAGCCTCGTCCAAGGAGAAGGCACACTCATGCTGGGATGGAAAGAAACCAGTTTGTTCACTGCATCTGCTTGGACCTCCCATGCCTCAAGATAG